In Mesorhizobium sp., one DNA window encodes the following:
- a CDS encoding NUDIX domain-containing protein, producing MSAPSDPFRQTGWPGLRGRLFHLYFLLRRPMTLGARGLVLDREANAVFLIEHTYVPGWQLPGGGVETGETMLQALERELFEEGNIELTGPPTLVSLHHNRHASRRDHVGFYLVTDFRQTRPKAPDREIRGAGFFSVDALPDLTTEGTRRRIDEAIGGTPVSPYW from the coding sequence ATGAGCGCGCCCTCCGATCCGTTCCGGCAGACGGGGTGGCCCGGGCTGCGGGGGCGACTGTTCCACCTCTACTTCCTGCTGCGCCGGCCGATGACGCTCGGCGCGCGCGGCCTGGTCCTGGACCGGGAAGCGAACGCGGTCTTCCTGATCGAGCACACCTATGTGCCAGGCTGGCAACTGCCGGGCGGCGGCGTCGAGACCGGGGAGACCATGCTCCAGGCGCTGGAGCGGGAGCTGTTCGAAGAGGGCAACATCGAGCTGACTGGTCCGCCGACCCTGGTCAGCCTGCATCACAACCGGCATGCCAGCCGCCGCGACCATGTCGGCTTCTATCTCGTCACCGACTTCCGTCAGACCAGGCCCAAGGCGCCGGACCGGGAAATCAGGGGTGCTGGGTTCTTCTCCGTTGACGCGCTGCCCGATCTGACGACCGAGGGCACCAGGCGGCGAATTGACGAAGCGATCGGCGGGACGCCCGTCTCGCCGTACTGGTGA